The Candidatus Nezhaarchaeota archaeon DNA window TGTCTTCGCTTCAGGTATGTCAAATGGTGGAAGAGCAAGCTTAGCCTGCATCACCATCACCATGACAACAAATGCTAAGAAACCCGAAATCGTGAAGACGAGCGGACCACTACTCAATTGATAATTAATTATATCGATGAATTTCAAGCTCCGAGCCTTAAGTATTGGCACCAAGGCAGCCATGATGAATGGAAGCTCGTAAGAGAATATTAGCGTCATCTCTCTCTGAACTCCAACTGCGGCATAAGGGTTTCCCGAGGCCGATCCTCCAATCATTGCTGCTAAGGCTGGCATCGACATCAAGTAAATGACCACTATAACGTCGCCTACAAAGGCTAAGGGCGTCCTTCCCACAAATGGCATCATTAAGAACGCTAGTACCGCTGCTGCGAGGGCTAATGGAGGCGCTAGGAGGAATGTTGCTCTATGTGCAGTCTCTGGAACTATTACCTCTTTAGATAGTAACTTGATGACGTCGGCCCACGGCTGATAGATTGGAGGTCCTATACGCCACTGCATTCGTGCTCCAAGCTTCCTATGAATCCACGTCAAGAATAGTCCTATGTTCGGCGCTATTACTAATCCTACAAGCACTATGTACGCTATCGAGAACCCCACGACCCAAAGGTCAATCATTTACCTCACCTTCAACGGATTCTTCCTCTTACGACAAAACTCATTAAACTCGTTCATCGATAGGGTTATGATCCTCCCATCCCTAACATCGACTATCGAGACCCTCTCCGTGCAGCTAAAGCAGGGATCTATTGAGCCCAATATTATCGGGGCGTCGGCTATTGAGTACCCTATGAGCTGAGGGACCAGTGATGGAAGGTTAGCGTAGGTAGGAGCTCTAATTTTGACCCTCTCAGGGACTGGTGTGCCATTGAGCTTGACGTAGTGTATGTCCTCGCCTCTGGGAGCTTCGTGCTTTCCTATACCGTCAGCTACTGGGTACTCATTAAACTCCGCTGTTATGGGACCATTGGGCATGGAGTCGACGCATCTCTCTACTATCTCTATGGATTCCAACGTCTCTAGGACTCTAACGAGAGTCCTAGCCAGTACATCGCCTTCAGTCATAACCTTGACGTCGACTCCCAACTCCTTGTAGGCTGCATAGGGTTCATCAGCCCTCACATCAATCTTAAGCCCTGATCCTCGAGCTGTTGGACCGACCACACAGTATTTAAGGGCATCCTGTTTCGTTAGAACACCTATCCCCTCCATCCTTGCCCTCACGAGCCTATCGCGGGCTACAGCATCAGCTAGCTTGGTAATTGCCTCCTTTATTTCCTTCATCACTTTAAGGATTTTAGGCTTCATTCTCTTCAAGTCTATATCTCTTCTCACTCCACCAGGACATAGCATAGCGTAATGCTGCCTATTACCTGTCAGCTCTTCAAAGAGTTCGCATACCGGTTCTCGATACCTCCAGAAGTACATGAACAACGTATCGTAGCCTATAAGGTGTAGCGCTACTCCAGTCCAGAGCAAGTGGCTATGAATCCTTTCAAGCTCTGCGATCAAAGTCCTGATGTACCTAGCTCTATCTGGGACCTCAAGCCCCATCGCCTCTTCTACAGCTTGACAAAAACATATTGGATGTGAGGTAGAGCATATCCCACATATCCTCTCCACCAAGAAAACTACTTGTTGGACCGTTAACCTCTGAGCCAGGTACTCGATACCTCTATGCTGAAATCCAAGCCTAATGTCTACATTCACTATGGATTCTCCATCGACGTAGAGCTTGAAGAGTTCAGGTTCTTTAAATGCTGGGTGATAGGGTCCTAACGGTATTACGAGCTCTTTCCTCGACATCACCCATACCTCCTAAGCGGGTAGACCCCTTCTGGCCAATCATCGGGTAATAATAGCCTCCTCAGATCTGGATGCCCCAAGAACTTTATGCCCATGAGGTCGTGGATCTCTCTCTCGATGAAGCTTGCTCCATATATTAAGTCTGCTATCGAGTCGATCTCTGGCTTGTACCTAGGCACCTTGCATCTCACGGTTAGTACAAGTCCAAGCTCACTAAATGAGAAGTGGTATAAGAGCTCAAAGTGATCTCTACAATCCACGGCGGTGGCAGTCGAAAGCCTACCTCTAAGAGGTTCAAAGAGATCTAGAAAAAGCTTAGCTGCTTTCCTAATATCTTCTTTCTTTATATCCACATAAATCCTCTTACTACTCCTAACATCAATACTAATGGGGTTTAACTCGTTCTCAATAAGCTTTAAAAGTTCGTTGAGGTTTGAAGGAGCCTTAAAGCTCATTTGCCATCAACTCCACTTCTCTTAAAGAATGGATTAGGTCCTAACTTCTTGATTCTCTCCGTAAACTCTCTTGCTATTCTCACAAACTCCCACGTCATGGCTGAGGACATAAAGAACATGTCAAGCCTATCTCCACCGAAGCCTAGTAAATCAAGTATCTTTTTCAAGAATTGAACTCTTGCGTTAGCCTTCAGGTTACCATCCACGAAGTGGCAGCCGCCCTTTAAACAGCCAGCAACGATGACCCCGTCAGCCCCAAGCATAAACGCCTTTAGTATGTAGAGCATGTCAACCTTACCGGTGCATGGCACCCTCACTATCCTGACGCTAGATGGGTACTGCATCCTTGATGTTCCCGCAAGATCGGCGGCGGCGTAAGCACAGTGCTCACAGCAAAATGCTACTATCACCGGATCGAATTCACTGACCTTCTCGATACTTAACCACCACCTAGCAGGCCAACTAGTTGAGCCAATATTTGATTGTCTTTGAAGCCTCTCAGTTGAATAGCCCCCAGCCTACAAGTAGCAGCGCAGGCACCACATCCTTCGCACTCCACTTCATGAACCTTAGCAATCTTCCTGCCACGCGATATGTTAACTATCTCTATGGCCTTGTACGGACATACTTTCTCGCAATGTCCGCAGCCAACGCAAAGGCCTTCGTCAACCTGCGCTTTGACCAATTCCACCTCTATGAAGCCACGAGCTATAGGAATGGCAGCTTTAGATGAAGCTGCCAATGCTTGAGCCACAGTGTCGGCTATGTCCTTAGGCCCCTGCGATCCGCCAGCAATAAATATACCAGCTACCTTGGAGTCTACAGGTCTTAGCTTAAGATGCAGCTCTTTTAAGAAGCCATCAGGACCAACATCTATACCAAGCACCTTAGCGAAATCTGATGTGCCCTCAGCTGGAATGAGGGCGGAGGACAGGACAACCAGATCAGCGGGTACATCAATAAGTTCTCCAAGCAGTGTGTCCTCAACTCTAACCTTTAACCTTTCTCCTTCACTCAACACTTCAGCGACTTTACCTCTTATGAAGTTCACACCCATGGATTGTACGTTCTTATAATAAAGCTCTAAGAAACCGAATGCGCTCATATCCACATAGCATATGTAAATGTCGCAGCCTGGTATCTGCTCCTTGATCATCTTGGCAGCCTTTAAGGCAACTGCACAGCATATTCTTGAACAATAAGGATTCGTCTTCTCATCCCTAGAACCAGCACATTGAATCATGACAACACTTCTTGGCACCTCGCCTGTCGACGGTCTGACCAACTTACCTCCTGTAGGACCTTTAGGATCCAACATTCTTGCTAATTGAAGCTGAGTGATGACGTCTTTGTAAACTCCGTATCCATAATGCTTAATCTCTAAGGGCTTAAACTCGTCTAGACCCGTAGCAACGATTATCGCTCCCACTTTCAGCTCTATCTCTCTCGGTTCTTCGCTAAGCACTATGGCCTTAGTCGGACACACCTCAACGCATTTGGCACACGAAGTAAACTTACAATTATGAGGGTCTATAGCGTACGCTATCGGGTAAGCATCTGGATGAGGTTTGAATATCGCTGACCTCTTAGTCAATCCAAGATTCCACTCATCATCCACCTTAACTGGACAGACGTCCTTGCATAGACCACAACCATTACACTTTGTTACGTCAACGTATCGAGGCCTTTGCAATATCTTGACAGTGAAGTTTCCTATGTGTCCCTTCACCTCTTTGACCTCAGAATTTAATAGCAAGTGAATGTTCGTGTTACCAGAAAGCTCCTTAAATAGTGGGGTGAGGATATCCGGTAGAGGCTCATCGGTGAAGAACGTTCTTGCAAGCTTAAACGTCACCCCACCGAGGTATGGGCTTTTCTCGACGAGGTAAACCTCAAACGGCTCGCCTTCCAGGAACATAGCGGCTCTCAAAGCTGCGGCACTTGCAGACGCTACCGTATCTGGGATGTCTCTTGGACCTGTGGCACATCCACAGGCAAAGATTCCAGGTCTCGAGGTGTCTACTGGAGCAAGTTTGTGGTGTCTTGGTTTTATGAAGCCGAATTCATCTGTCTCAAGCTTTAGTAGATTTGCGATCTCTCTAGTACCCTTGGATGGAACCATCGGGCATGCTAGTACTAAGAGGTCAACTCGTAACTCCAGTATAGTCCTAGTTGTAGTATCCTCGACCCTAGCTATTACATCACCCGTCTTCTCATCTTCGTATACCTCTGCTACCCTACCTCTAATGAAGTTAATACCCATGCCTTGTGCGCTCTTATAGTACTCTTCATACCCTTTCCCAGAAGCCCTTATGTCTATGTAGCATATGTAGACCTCAGCGTTAGGATTCTGCTCAAACTTAACGATCCTAGCATTTCTAATGGCTGCCATACAGCAGACTGTTGAGCAATAAGGTATGTACCTGTCATCTCTAGAACCAACGCAATTAACTATCAGGATCCTGTTGGCTGGCTTACCGTCACTCAACCTTACGACCTTACCTCCAGTTGGACCCGCGACGTCAAACATCCTTGTGAATTGAATTAACGTGATCACGTTCTTGTACTTGCCATAACCATATTGAGTTAAGGGCTCTGGATTGAACTCTTCCCACCCAGTTGCAACTATTATCGCTCCAACCTCTACTTCCACTTCTTCGCCTTTATCTTCGAAGTTTATTGCTCCAGCTGGACATATCTTCTCACATACTCTGCATATCCCCTTAGTTAGATACAAGCAGGCTTTTGGGTCTATGACGTACTTCCTAGGAACTCCTTGTGGATACGGTAAGTATATGGCTTTTCGCATACCAAACAAATTCCA harbors:
- a CDS encoding NADH-quinone oxidoreductase subunit H yields the protein MIDLWVVGFSIAYIVLVGLVIAPNIGLFLTWIHRKLGARMQWRIGPPIYQPWADVIKLLSKEVIVPETAHRATFLLAPPLALAAAVLAFLMMPFVGRTPLAFVGDVIVVIYLMSMPALAAMIGGSASGNPYAAVGVQREMTLIFSYELPFIMAALVPILKARSLKFIDIINYQLSSGPLVFTISGFLAFVVMVMVMQAKLALPPFDIPEAKTEIIAGPYVEYSGPLLALFKLAHAVMLLVVACFVSNMLLGGLIVSDWSSSAVILTDLLLIAVKILVVIIIAAFIRFYNPRLRPDQAFGMFWKTITFIAALALILSFVPIPYF
- a CDS encoding nickel-dependent hydrogenase large subunit, whose product is MSRKELVIPLGPYHPAFKEPELFKLYVDGESIVNVDIRLGFQHRGIEYLAQRLTVQQVVFLVERICGICSTSHPICFCQAVEEAMGLEVPDRARYIRTLIAELERIHSHLLWTGVALHLIGYDTLFMYFWRYREPVCELFEELTGNRQHYAMLCPGGVRRDIDLKRMKPKILKVMKEIKEAITKLADAVARDRLVRARMEGIGVLTKQDALKYCVVGPTARGSGLKIDVRADEPYAAYKELGVDVKVMTEGDVLARTLVRVLETLESIEIVERCVDSMPNGPITAEFNEYPVADGIGKHEAPRGEDIHYVKLNGTPVPERVKIRAPTYANLPSLVPQLIGYSIADAPIILGSIDPCFSCTERVSIVDVRDGRIITLSMNEFNEFCRKRKNPLKVR
- a CDS encoding NADH-quinone oxidoreductase subunit C; translated protein: MSFKAPSNLNELLKLIENELNPISIDVRSSKRIYVDIKKEDIRKAAKLFLDLFEPLRGRLSTATAVDCRDHFELLYHFSFSELGLVLTVRCKVPRYKPEIDSIADLIYGASFIEREIHDLMGIKFLGHPDLRRLLLPDDWPEGVYPLRRYG
- a CDS encoding hydrogenase iron-sulfur subunit produces the protein MEKVSEFDPVIVAFCCEHCAYAAADLAGTSRMQYPSSVRIVRVPCTGKVDMLYILKAFMLGADGVIVAGCLKGGCHFVDGNLKANARVQFLKKILDLLGFGGDRLDMFFMSSAMTWEFVRIAREFTERIKKLGPNPFFKRSGVDGK
- a CDS encoding CoB--CoM heterodisulfide reductase iron-sulfur subunit A family protein, with product MSKNVRIGVFICHCGKNIAGTIDIEDVRKYAEKLPNVIVARDYMFMCSEAGQQLIKDAIKEYDLNRIIVAACSPKLHEITFRRCLEEAGLNKFFLEMANIREQCSWVHINEPHKATEKAKALIRAAVMRVHEHEEIGTIREDVVRKVLVIGGGIAGIQASLGLARSHEGRLRSVLVIGGGIAGIQASLDLADMGYKVYLVEKRSVIGGNMAKTYKTFPTDDCAMCILSPKMNDVAAHKNIELITNAEVVSVDGEAGHFKVKIRKHPKYVDPAKCTACGTCAEKCPGRAPDDWNLFGMRKAIYLPYPQGVPRKYVIDPKACLYLTKGICRVCEKICPAGAINFEDKGEEVEVEVGAIIVATGWEEFNPEPLTQYGYGKYKNVITLIQFTRMFDVAGPTGGKVVRLSDGKPANRILIVNCVGSRDDRYIPYCSTVCCMAAIRNARIVKFEQNPNAEVYICYIDIRASGKGYEEYYKSAQGMGINFIRGRVAEVYEDEKTGDVIARVEDTTTRTILELRVDLLVLACPMVPSKGTREIANLLKLETDEFGFIKPRHHKLAPVDTSRPGIFACGCATGPRDIPDTVASASAAALRAAMFLEGEPFEVYLVEKSPYLGGVTFKLARTFFTDEPLPDILTPLFKELSGNTNIHLLLNSEVKEVKGHIGNFTVKILQRPRYVDVTKCNGCGLCKDVCPVKVDDEWNLGLTKRSAIFKPHPDAYPIAYAIDPHNCKFTSCAKCVEVCPTKAIVLSEEPREIELKVGAIIVATGLDEFKPLEIKHYGYGVYKDVITQLQLARMLDPKGPTGGKLVRPSTGEVPRSVVMIQCAGSRDEKTNPYCSRICCAVALKAAKMIKEQIPGCDIYICYVDMSAFGFLELYYKNVQSMGVNFIRGKVAEVLSEGERLKVRVEDTLLGELIDVPADLVVLSSALIPAEGTSDFAKVLGIDVGPDGFLKELHLKLRPVDSKVAGIFIAGGSQGPKDIADTVAQALAASSKAAIPIARGFIEVELVKAQVDEGLCVGCGHCEKVCPYKAIEIVNISRGRKIAKVHEVECEGCGACAATCRLGAIQLRGFKDNQILAQLVGLLGGG